One part of the Leptolyngbyaceae cyanobacterium genome encodes these proteins:
- a CDS encoding S8 family serine peptidase, producing the protein MVASEYQSPFWNESAYLNLHPDVNQAVFVGQLPSGLDHYLLYGAWEKRDTDSIFQEELYESRYSDVAEAIANRQFGSAFQHFLLHGQFEGRLVTEVGKDSITGSADTKQLSFWDEDTYLKLNPDVQNAVARGELSSGLNHYLEFGLKEKRNSGSQFNEYFYLNQYKDVAAAVNRGLFQNAFEHFLRFGQYELRIPNPELQQLASLGSANLPIDPITQMMPGQSENSSRLSTDLLSLLQQFVSAPQNNSNRGSFKSNNDLLMLNSAGTEVSVTINASNINNLLPSLQKIGFKTIASRPDLNFVEGKLPVAALSYTEALGTQGLLGVMPVYRPMTSKGSVTSQADFVHEVDRVRATLPAGYDGTGVKIGVMSDSYNNKGGAEADISSGDLPTGGVQVLQDFSSGGSDEGRAMLQLIHDLAPGSSLAFSSVYNGQADFAQQIRNLANPAIGNAKVLVDDIFYFAEPFYQDGAIAQAVNEVVTTRGVSYFSSAGNLQNQAYETTNFNASNDTYYAGLFHDFDPGIGVDTRQRITLNNNQRIIFGLQWDDPFYTVNGVDTDLNIYLLDAGTNTVIAGSINNNINNKTPYEQMVFTNTSGSTKQYDVLIELKSGPAPGRFKYINFGSNNSGPITSEYALNSTTITPHAAATNGMAVAAIPYYNQKISESFNSLGPTTILFNSDGTPKATPEVRQKPDMAAIDGTDTTFFGSDVDSNGFPNFFGTSAAAPHAAAVAALVLQANPAFTPSQVYERLKSTALDISSAGVDNLTGWGRINAYDAIFGSVIPTTLNFSDGLESGVLSLAYETNSTGAGRIQISSANSPAAGNYHVVMNTMLTNINANIPSLNEMTLRVNTAGFNNINLNFQQKEFSEPDHLMPTTFAGSSNSDGVALSVDGINWYRLFDLTGTNSINTYQNKTINLSTFAASNGLTLGSDVRIKFQQYNPTSGPTGGFAFDDISVTGTAANTSPAIALPGSPVNYTENDSPTIIDSSATVTDDSADFDTGTLTVDLIANGTADDRLAIQHQGNGVGQIGVDGRIVKYSGTQIGTYAGGIGIEPLVITFNSSATPTATQTLLQNITYANLSQNPSTASRTVRFVLTDGDGGTSAPVTKTIEVVAINDAPILDLNGVSTGIDYSTTFNRGGSAIGIVDSTNLTITDNDSTNLSSATVTISNPLNGAAEVLAANTSGTNISANYTYDGTTGILTLSGSDTLANYQNVLRSVTYNNTFFLPNTTDRTINFLINDGSLNSAIATTNITVNSPPPINLGNTTNTITRPPIESVNDAYPDDIYQFNLTNNSQLIAELVNAGGNADLSLYDLSGLLLVSSQNPATQNERIEQSNLLPSTYYLKVYQGSTGQSVNYRLRITNVNLN; encoded by the coding sequence ATGGTAGCGTCAGAATATCAATCACCTTTCTGGAATGAATCCGCTTATCTCAACCTTCATCCTGATGTGAATCAGGCCGTATTTGTCGGTCAGTTACCTTCTGGATTAGATCACTACCTGCTATACGGTGCATGGGAGAAGCGAGACACCGATTCGATCTTTCAGGAAGAACTCTATGAAAGCCGATACTCAGACGTAGCAGAAGCGATCGCAAATCGGCAATTTGGCAGCGCTTTTCAACACTTTTTGCTACACGGACAATTTGAAGGCCGATTAGTAACCGAAGTTGGTAAAGATTCAATTACAGGATCGGCGGACACCAAGCAACTATCTTTTTGGGATGAAGACACCTATCTAAAACTCAATCCAGATGTTCAAAATGCCGTAGCGAGAGGCGAATTATCTTCAGGTCTGAATCACTACTTAGAATTTGGTTTAAAAGAAAAGCGGAATAGCGGTTCTCAATTTAATGAATATTTCTACTTAAATCAATATAAAGATGTAGCTGCGGCAGTCAACCGAGGTTTATTTCAAAATGCCTTTGAACACTTTTTGCGATTTGGACAGTACGAACTGCGGATACCCAATCCTGAATTACAACAACTGGCTTCTTTAGGTAGTGCAAATCTGCCTATCGACCCCATTACTCAAATGATGCCAGGTCAATCTGAAAACTCATCTCGCCTCTCTACCGATTTGCTTAGTTTGTTACAGCAATTCGTATCGGCTCCTCAAAATAATAGCAATAGAGGTTCGTTCAAAAGTAACAACGATTTATTAATGCTAAACTCTGCTGGTACAGAAGTTTCTGTAACGATTAACGCCAGCAATATTAATAATTTACTCCCATCTCTTCAAAAGATCGGTTTCAAAACAATTGCCTCAAGACCAGATTTAAACTTTGTCGAAGGAAAGTTGCCCGTGGCGGCACTGAGTTATACAGAAGCTTTAGGAACTCAGGGATTACTAGGCGTAATGCCCGTGTATCGTCCGATGACTAGTAAAGGGTCTGTAACCAGTCAAGCAGATTTCGTACATGAAGTCGATCGCGTCCGCGCCACTCTCCCCGCAGGCTATGACGGAACAGGGGTAAAAATTGGCGTGATGAGCGACAGTTACAACAACAAAGGCGGTGCAGAAGCCGATATTAGCTCTGGTGACCTCCCCACCGGAGGCGTGCAAGTATTGCAAGACTTTTCATCTGGAGGTAGCGATGAAGGTCGAGCAATGTTACAGCTAATTCACGACCTAGCACCCGGTTCATCTTTAGCATTTTCGTCAGTCTATAACGGTCAAGCAGATTTTGCTCAGCAAATCCGTAATCTTGCTAACCCTGCTATTGGTAATGCCAAAGTTTTAGTCGATGATATATTTTACTTTGCCGAACCCTTCTACCAAGATGGCGCGATCGCTCAAGCAGTCAATGAAGTTGTCACCACTCGCGGTGTCTCCTATTTTTCCTCCGCAGGTAATCTCCAAAACCAAGCTTACGAAACTACAAACTTCAATGCTTCCAACGATACTTACTACGCTGGTCTTTTCCATGACTTCGATCCGGGTATTGGTGTAGATACTCGTCAGCGAATCACCCTTAATAACAACCAACGAATTATTTTTGGATTGCAATGGGATGACCCTTTTTATACAGTAAATGGAGTCGATACCGACCTAAATATTTATTTACTGGATGCGGGTACGAACACAGTAATAGCAGGCTCTATAAATAACAATATTAATAATAAGACTCCCTACGAGCAGATGGTTTTCACCAACACTAGCGGTAGCACTAAACAATATGATGTATTAATTGAATTAAAATCAGGGCCAGCACCGGGTCGATTTAAATACATTAACTTTGGCAGCAATAATAGTGGCCCGATTACATCTGAGTACGCCCTCAACAGCACGACTATTACACCCCATGCCGCCGCTACCAACGGAATGGCAGTAGCAGCGATTCCTTATTACAATCAAAAAATTTCGGAATCCTTTAATTCATTAGGGCCAACCACTATTCTTTTTAATTCAGACGGCACCCCCAAAGCAACGCCGGAAGTACGCCAAAAACCAGATATGGCGGCGATTGATGGTACGGATACCACTTTCTTTGGCAGCGATGTCGATTCCAACGGTTTTCCTAATTTCTTCGGCACTTCTGCCGCCGCACCTCATGCCGCCGCAGTAGCAGCTTTAGTGTTACAAGCTAATCCCGCTTTTACCCCAAGCCAAGTTTATGAACGACTCAAATCAACTGCTCTGGATATTAGTAGTGCAGGAGTTGACAACTTAACAGGATGGGGGCGAATCAACGCTTACGATGCGATCTTTGGCTCTGTAATACCTACCACGCTAAATTTTAGCGATGGTTTGGAAAGCGGGGTTCTTTCCTTAGCTTATGAAACTAATTCTACAGGAGCAGGACGAATTCAAATTAGTTCAGCCAACAGCCCCGCTGCTGGAAATTACCATGTGGTAATGAATACGATGCTGACTAATATTAACGCTAACATACCCAGTCTTAATGAAATGACGCTCCGCGTTAATACCGCAGGTTTTAATAACATCAATTTGAATTTTCAACAGAAAGAATTTAGCGAACCAGATCACTTAATGCCTACTACTTTTGCAGGTTCTAGTAACTCAGATGGTGTGGCATTGAGCGTTGATGGTATAAATTGGTATCGCTTGTTTGATTTAACTGGTACTAATTCGATTAATACTTATCAGAATAAGACTATTAACCTTTCTACATTTGCTGCTAGTAATGGTTTAACGCTGGGTAGTGATGTCCGGATCAAATTCCAACAGTACAATCCTACTTCTGGCCCGACAGGTGGATTCGCATTTGATGATATTTCGGTCACTGGTACGGCAGCTAATACTTCTCCTGCGATCGCACTCCCCGGCAGCCCAGTCAACTATACTGAAAACGACTCCCCAACCATTATTGACAGCAGCGCAACCGTTACCGACGACTCCGCCGACTTCGATACAGGCACTTTGACAGTAGACTTAATAGCGAACGGTACGGCAGATGACCGTTTAGCAATTCAACATCAAGGTAATGGTGTCGGTCAAATTGGTGTGGATGGCAGAATAGTCAAATACAGCGGCACTCAAATCGGTACTTACGCTGGTGGAATTGGTATCGAGCCATTAGTTATTACATTTAACAGCAGCGCAACACCTACCGCAACGCAAACACTGCTGCAAAATATCACTTATGCTAATCTTTCTCAGAATCCCAGTACTGCTAGCCGTACCGTCAGATTTGTTCTCACTGATGGAGATGGTGGTACAAGCGCCCCCGTTACCAAAACGATCGAAGTCGTAGCAATCAATGATGCTCCTATTCTTGACTTAAATGGCGTAAGTACGGGAATCGATTACAGTACAACTTTCAACAGAGGGGGTAGTGCGATCGGCATTGTAGATAGCACTAATCTAACCATTACCGATAATGATAGTACTAACCTCAGTAGCGCCACTGTTACTATTTCCAATCCCCTCAACGGTGCAGCAGAAGTTTTGGCAGCTAATACATCAGGCACTAATATTAGTGCTAATTATACTTACGACGGAACCACTGGAATTCTTACTCTTAGCGGTAGCGATACCCTAGCAAACTATCAAAATGTTTTGCGTTCCGTTACTTATAACAACACCTTCTTTTTACCAAATACTACCGATCGCACTATTAATTTCCTCATCAACGATGGTAGTCTGAATAGTGCCATCGCTACCACTAATATAACCGTTAATTCTCCACCACCTATTAATCTTGGAAATACAACAAATACAATTACCAGACCGCCCATAGAAAGCGTAAACGATGCTTATCCAGACGATATTTATCAGTTCAACTTGACGAATAATTCTCAATTAATAGCAGAACTAGTTAACGCAGGAGGTAACGCCGATCTAAGTTTATACGATCTATCTGGGTTGCTTTTAGTATCTTCCCAAAATCCCGCAACTCAAAACGAAAGAATCGAGCAGTCAAATCTACTTCCTTCTACTTATTATCTAAAAGTATATCAAGGTAGTACAGGTCAATCGGTTAACTATAGGTTACGGATAACCAATGTTAATCTTAATTGA